In Synergistaceae bacterium, the DNA window TAATTCTGAACATAGGCGCGCAAGATTTTCCGTTCCTGTTACGTTTATTGCGAAAACTTTAGATTTATTATTCTCATCTTCGGCCAAGTCTACAGCAGTCCACGCAGCACAATGAATTAATCTATCAGGACGGACAATTTTTAATACTTTCTCGACATCATTATAATTCGTAATATCAAGTTTAATATATTCGCAGGACTCTGAACCCGAAAAATTTTCTTGAATATCAGACGCAATGCAATTAATTCCGCGTGAAGTAAGCTCGTGAACTAAATCGCGCCCTAACTGCCCATTTGCCCCAGTTATAAAAATTTTCTGCAAGTTTATAATACCTCCTTTAATGCGTATCTATATATTTACCGTCAAGAATATCCTTCAAATATTGCCCGTATTGATTTTTGCGCAAGACCTCATAAACTTTCATAATTTCGTCGCGGTTAATCCACCCGTTTAAGTAAGCAATTTCTTCAAGACAAGCAATTTTCCTGTGTTGATGGGTCTCTACAGTCTTCACAAAATTTGTAGCGTCCGCTAAACTCTCATGAGTCCCAGTGT includes these proteins:
- a CDS encoding SDR family NAD(P)-dependent oxidoreductase; translated protein: MQKIFITGANGQLGRDLVHELTSRGINCIASDIQENFSGSESCEYIKLDITNYNDVEKVLKIVRPDRLIHCAAWTAVDLAEDENNKSKVFAINVTGTENLARLCSEL